GCATGGCCTGCCCTACGCTGGGCTCGTCCAGCAGGCGATGCATCTGCGCTTCGCGATCGGGCGTATCGGGGTCGAGCCCCTGCAGGGCAATCGCCCGCGTGACGGGTCGGGCGGAGAACGCACTCAGTCCGAACACGAGGAAGGCCAGCAGATAGCTGGCGCTGTCCTTGAACGCGAACAGCGCGCCGTCCACGTACCAGAACGCGAGCGCACCACGCATGATGGCCGACGCGCCGCCATAGGTGGTGATGAAGTTGAAGCGCCGCGAAATGACCAGCAGGTCGAGCAGCACCCATGCCACGGGCACCAGCGCCGCGGTGAGGTACGCAGTGAGCGTACCCAGTGGCGCGGTCCCGTACTTGAGAATCAGCACCGGCGCCACGGCGCCGATGAGGATATCCAGAGTGAGCTTGACCGTCTTCGACATGAACCCGGAAGCTAGAGCCGCGAGGAGGCCGGAGGCAGTCCCAGCGCCGAGTTGAGCCAGCGCACAAACGGCGTCAGGGCCGCATAGTGACGGGCCAGCGTGGCTGGCAGGCGGCTGCTGGTCACCTCCGCGTCGGTCAGGTCCGTCCCGACGGTAAACGATGGGTAGCGCAGCCACTCCGCCGCCGGATGGTCGGGCGCGTAGCCCCGCGGTACCCGCGTCAGCCGGCCCTCCTCGTCCAACGCACCAAAGCGCCGACGGAACGCCTTGTCCTTCACGATGGCCTCAAACCCGTCCAGATCGTCCACCAGACATTCGCGGATCTTCTGCAAGGCCGGCCGCGGGGGCATCCAGATGCCTCCGCCGCAGAAGCTCTCGCCGGGCTTGACCTGGATGTAGAAGCCGGCCCCACCATGCACGGCTTCACTCACGATGCGCGTGCCGACGTCGCGGTGAAAGAACCAGCAGGCCACGTGCGTCTTGTAGGGCGCCTTGTCCTTGCTGAAGCGCACATCGCGATGAATGCGAAACGCCGACTTCTTCGGCGAGCCCACGATCTCCGGCGCAAACTCGGCCAGCCGCACATCCATCTCTTCAATCAGGGCAGCGAGCGGCGCCTTGAGCTCGCGCTCGTAGTCGCCACGGTGGTCCTCGAACCACTCCTTGCGATTGTGACGCGCGAGGCCGCGCAGAAAAGTGAGCGCCTTGGGCGAGAAACTGGGCTTGGCATCCATAACGCGTCGTGTCAGATCAGTGGAAGCGTAGCGTGAGAAGCTGCAACAGTCAGCGCATGCCCGACGACATGGCGCGAGCAATGGCCTGCGGCGTATTCAACGACGGAAAAAGAAACTGGAGGAACAAGCCACTGCGCTCACCCCAGGCCCGCTCGTCGTGCAGGGCACCCGGCGCTTCGTGATACGACAGGTCGTGGCCATCACGCCAGCCCTGGCGCTGCAGCATGCGATACAGCAAACGCGTGCCCTTGAGCATGCGCGTCTCCCCCGTGCCCACGTCGAGCCAGATGCGGAGATCGGGACGTCCGTCGTCGGAGCTCGCCAGTTGCCGCACGATCCAGCGATCATCCCACCACACGCTCGGGCTCAGGAGCGCGAGCTTGCCGAAAATCGCGGAATGCGTGAGGCCCAAATGC
This region of Gemmatimonas sp. UBA7669 genomic DNA includes:
- a CDS encoding DUF2461 domain-containing protein, with translation MDAKPSFSPKALTFLRGLARHNRKEWFEDHRGDYERELKAPLAALIEEMDVRLAEFAPEIVGSPKKSAFRIHRDVRFSKDKAPYKTHVACWFFHRDVGTRIVSEAVHGGAGFYIQVKPGESFCGGGIWMPPRPALQKIRECLVDDLDGFEAIVKDKAFRRRFGALDEEGRLTRVPRGYAPDHPAAEWLRYPSFTVGTDLTDAEVTSSRLPATLARHYAALTPFVRWLNSALGLPPASSRL
- a CDS encoding VC0807 family protein, whose product is MSKTVKLTLDILIGAVAPVLILKYGTAPLGTLTAYLTAALVPVAWVLLDLLVISRRFNFITTYGGASAIMRGALAFWYVDGALFAFKDSASYLLAFLVFGLSAFSARPVTRAIALQGLDPDTPDREAQMHRLLDEPSVGQAMRRAALFIGFTNLAAGVVNFVINYRMVLAPFNTPAFNDQVANVNAITRLVLVLPDMLALFYAFSLMYKAMYALLPASENADPDAGEFWTLLARREDAMALVRTDEHGARATTEDGARDALLSDTDVGQRANKQARGEFGLN